The Solanum pennellii chromosome 4, SPENNV200 genomic interval CCTTCTTGTTAGTGGCATTGTACGGGTTGctacttggaaaaaaataaactaatatttcttACTTGGTATCAATATGCAACTATCAGATACAGTAAACAAGAATTCACCATGTTTCTTTAAAGAATATCCTGGTTGTACCACTTTTGACTGGTTAAAAGCTGCTTtacctttttttcattttaatagtTACAGACTTACAGTTTCTTAAAACAAAAAGGGAGCTGATCCAGTACACGGTCTCTCtttctcatctcataaaaaAGGGGGTATAACAAGGAGCTCATCGATTGTCTTATTGCCCATATTCTTGGTTCAATCACCTTCCTAAACTGGTTATGCTTGAAGCAGGACCCTCCCCTTAATATGGAGCAGTAAGCCCAAAAATGGCAATACACATGTTTTTTCTTGTGAGGGAAGTGATTGGGCGTGATAATTTACAGTAGAGATTATTCTAAGTGAAAAAGGGATGATGCCCAATAGTCTTGATCCCTGAAAAGGTTCTTTTTTGTACTTTTTGCAAGTAGAGGTTCAGCTATTGATTTTGGCTTATTCTAATCTGGTGTTCCGGAAACAGATATCTGCTATTGATAATCTGGTTTTTGGAGTAATGcatagataaaattttaaaaacttgttACGTAGCAGAAAACTGGACTCTTCGCTAGATGGCACATTAGAGATACAGTCAATCTTTTTGGAATTGTGCATGTATCATATATGACACTAGTCTACATATCATCTATGTTGAACCTATGAGTGAAACAGCGGGGGATCCTCTGCTGTGTGCATCAATAATCTTGTAATTTCATCATACTTGGTATTGGCAGGAAGATGATCTCTGCAGTTCTGTTTTCATATGcagcaaatatttttttgtgtatggATTATTTGTTTACTAAAATATGACGTTTATCTTAACCAaaacatttgatttattgtagGATAAATTTGAGAGTGATGATATGGATAGTCACCGGGGTCACATTTTGGGATGGATGAAAGAATTGTGGAACAAATGGAGAGGACAATTACATTTTAAGTATGTGAAAGGTAAGCCAATCCTAGAGGCTCTTAAGAATACACCAAAGGGCGTTGACAAGAAACAATGGGATTGGTTGATTAAAGAACATTTTTCTTCAGAAACTTTTCAGGTTTGACATAATGCCTAGTGGTGGTGTAATTTCATTGTCATTGTCTATCAATTGAGATTCTATTCATGATATTTATATGTAATGTTCCACAAATATAGGTGAGAAGCAACAGGAACTCAGCAAACAGAGCTAAGTTGAAGATGCCTCATCATACCGGTAGCAAGCCTATTAGAGAAATTATTTATCAAGAGGTGTTGTCATAATTTCCTAtcccttttctctttttctttttgaaatattgagAGGTGTTATTTGAAATGAAGGGCGGGAAAAATGGCAACCCACCAGATTTAGCAACTATTTTCTTCGAGACTCGGAAGAAGGATAACAAGCTTGTCGAATGTGAGGCAGTTGAAAAACATGTATGTTCCATTTATTGAACAATGTAAGCTTACTTTTAGTTATTATGGTTCTGACAGAAATGTTTCTCTATTTATGTGTAGGCTCAACTCCAAGAATTGGTGCAATCTAAACCATCTCTTCCTAGCATAGAGATAGTGGAACAATGCTTTGGACCTCAAATTCGTAGCCATGTATTTGGATTTGGGGGTGGAGTAAAAGCGAAAGACTTGAAAGGTCCCCCTACCTCAAAGGCTGAATTACTATCTGAGTTACGTTCAATTCGAGAGGAAAACCAATCTTTGAAAGGGGGCGCTTCCTCAAAGGTTGAATTACTTCCCGAGTTACATTCAACTAAAGACGACAACCGATCTATGATGGATCGCTTGTGTGCCCTAGAAAATGAGGTGAAAGAACTGAAATTATTTTTCGCTCAACACCTTAATATCCAATTTACAACATCAGCTATTTCAGGAGAACGATAATTTGAACATACCAAAACTTTGTAACATATTAGTAAATCTCTAACTAGTCTTGTAGCATATCACTTTTCTTTCCGTTATTTTTCGAGAtttcaattatttgtattttaaaaaatgtattttttgtcatatttattcgagtaaaattataatttacagTAGTTTCCAAATATTAAAAGACCTAATTAGGAAAACAATAACTTTATTGGCAAGTAACAAATCCTTGTCCTATCAAATATAGGTTTCCATAATTGTAATAGTAACAAATAGTGCCAAATTATAGACTTTCGAATTGAAATTATAGTTGGTTATGGATTTGATTGTCaaattagtataaataaatCACACGACCCCTTAGAGTTTTATTATAACGTTTACTTGAGTTCTACTTTAAAGTTTTACAATATGGTGCCCGAAAACTTCGTATCCCATAGTAGGTCAACAAATTCATTCATCAAAGCAAAGccaatttccaaaaaaaataatttgatcgGTATTCCTCCAATTGTTGATTCATATTCGTCTTCTTCACCTTATTTAAGCGTtcactttaactttaatattcATACGAAGTTTTGGGATATACAATCCAATAATCGAACCGtactcatacatagtacatttGAAGATTCAACTGGATCGTCCCAAGTCATTCTCAATCATTCTGATATTATGCTCTATAAGAGACTCGATCACGCTATATCAAATATGCTTACGCATGAGTTTGAAGATCAACGTGGTTCTATACTTGATCGTACAACTCGACAATTGACAAGACTGATGACTATAACAAAATCTAATTATAAATGTCGTCGTAAAGTGTTGGGGGCATGTGTTGATGTAACATTAGTGATTAATCACTTTTGCGATAGAGCTTTACATGAATCAGAAGAGTTATTCAACGGGATGGTGCCGGCTAGTAAATCATCAATAAACTTGCTAAATAAGATAGAAGTCGATGAAAGAGATATCAAAAATGAGTgtatagtttgtctaagtgaaatCAACAAGGAGAGTGAAGCACTATGCATGCCTTGTTCGCATATATTTCATGGAGAATGTATTATTAAGTGGTTAGAAAAAAGTCATTATTGTCCGCTTTGTCGCTTTGCGATGCCAACGGAGTAATAATTTAATGTCAACACAATTTTGTACTTTTGTCATTATTAAAGTACTATTTAgagattatttaatttattttcgatattcctttttctttttaattaagatcaagtttttttttctttcaagtttGTGTAATACtttacttaaaaaataataatagaattaaTTATGAAACTTGTTTACTATTAAAGATCATAAACGGAGTAATTAAATTTGTCTTACAATTTCGAAAAGATAATACAAAGTaacataaaataacaacaacagaATATGACTTTAGTTTGATTCGAACATTGGTCACGCAGGTACTCCTAGGTTTCTCATAGGTGCTCTGTTAATTACTCCATATCCTAATTTCTTTCAGTTTTCTGAAGTTAATGGCTACACGTGCATCCCCAACTTTGCATGTGGGTTTGACTATGCTGATGACATGGCTAAACTCAAAATGTGTATTCACTTAGGAATTGTTTTACGTGAGGTAAAATATAGGATTATCTTGTCCCACGTTTGGTTGAAGGTATTAGGTTGTTCTTGGATTATCCTGAGATAGCTTATCGCATAAGTATTTATCCTCGATAACTTGTTTCCAACCAAATGACCTTTACAGAGCGTTTGTAGCTATGCATAGGGAAGTGTCTTGTGGAAATTATGGTCTTATTAGCCTGGAAGAGTCATAGTGAGAAGAGCATTGGTAAGTAACAGtctgcaaaaaaaatttaattacttttccataaataaaaattcaaataatatataagttTCCAATTTATGTACTACTTTCCAAAACGTGTTCTtttccataaataaaaattcaaaatattagttaccaaaaaaaaataaaaaggtatttaaagtttccaatttataaaatatttccaAAACGTATTCTCTTTTCCATAAATAAAACTACAAATAATATTAGAAGTTTCCAATTTATGTAGTATTCCCCTAAAAACGTGTACTTCTCTAAATTCCCCCCCAcgtatttccttttttattatataaactCACTAATCCTATTCCTAATCAGTGTAGGTTTGATAGTAATATTATAAATAGACTTGAAATGGAGTAAGTTTcccattagtaaaaaaaatattgatttcttcTCTCAAAAATTGCAATATGTTTCCAACAGAGTTTGTATGCCATGACTGCTCCAACAACTCTTTTGTTAGGGTTGAACcaattgtttcttcttcttcttcgtcgtTACCCTATTTAACCATTCACTTTAATTTCAGTGTACTACACCAATGTTGGTATATAAGACCTAATGATCATGAATTCGTACACCTAGGTGGAACGTGGGACCCTTCAACCAAGTCGACCCAAATTATTATTCATCTTTCCGATATCATGTTCTATGAGAAACTCCATCACGCTATATCACAACTGTTAATGGACAAGTTTGAAGATCAACAACACGTTATAGTTGAACAAACAATTCGTAAGTTGCAAGGGATTGTTATTACTTCTGAGATGTCAGAGGTATGTGTGGATGTGAACTTACAGATTGATCATTACTGCGATGGTAGAATTTTGTCAGCATTGGAAGAATCATCGTCCGAGGATGGAATGGTACCGGCTAGTGAATCATCAATAGAGTTGCTAGAGCCAATGGAAGCTGATGAAAGAAATAGCAACGATGAGTGTTTGGTATGTCTAGATGAGCTAGGGGAGGAAACTGATGTACTGCGGTTGCCTTGCTCTCACATGTTTCACGCTGAGTGTATTACCAAGTGGTTACAGAATAGCCATTACTGTCCGCTTTGCCGCTTTGAGATGCCAACAGATTAGACAACACTGCCTAAAGGATCAACTATCTAAATCCAAAAACAATTTGTTGATATTCTTTCATATATAATGTATGCAGTAGTACTACACtgaaccaaaaaaatggtgtataATGAATATTTGTTGGAATAATCTGTTATTTTGTTTGAATGGTTTCAAATTGTGTAATTAATTAGTCCTTTAATGTTAGTTAgtattgtttctattttataattattacttaAAGTTACATTATTATCTCGTCGCATtaaattattggagaaataataCGATTATTTTAtgagtgtatttttttttaatccaatcGACAACCAAATTATTATGAATCAAAAGTAAAAGGAAaatcaaaaatcgataaaagtATCTTATTCAGTATAAATATTGATTGAAtgtatttcaaaatcaaaataaataaatcaaatgaataatacataaaatcgaaATACACCCTTACTCTATAGGCCTATACTATTAAACCATTGATAATAAGTTAACAACCATCTAAATGTTAACCATTCAACTAAACACCTAATTTGCTTAATTAGATAATGAATGAATTGAGGGCTTCTATGCAAGTGTGGAGCTACTCGGAATTCCGGTAGAGATGGCTTCGTCGGCGAGTGCTACGGTGGCTCCAAAATTGACCCTTATTTTGTCAGTTATCAGTTTCGTTGGGGTTAGCAGGTTTCATCTTCGCCGTTGCAATAGTGAAAACAGGCTTAGAAGCCCCAGATCGAGCCGGTTGAAGCTTGTATGAGATTTACCAGAAGAAGCAAATGAAGTTCCGGCCACATCTAGTACAATGTAAGACATTCTTCATTTTTAGTTCATTAGCTACAACGGTTTTTCAGTAGAGAAAGGAAAAAACTATCCATGCAAAAGAATGATAAATAGGAATGTAGTAAATTGCCTTCCCTGAAATCTTATAACTATTGGTAGCGGTATCGAATGAGTCGATTGAACTGAATTTGGGCTAGTAAAATTGAATTCAGCTGATAAATCGACACTTTATTGACCCGTCCTAAAGCTACTTGGGCTAAAATAGGTTTGGCTGAAATAGTGTAATATATTGCCTGAAAGAACAGTCATTTATCCCTTGATGTATTTGTTTTGCTATGAGTAGGGAAGGGGTGTGGGCAACTCAGTTGTAGCAAACAATAAAATGGTTATAGTGATTTCCTCAACTCAACAATAAACAACAGAGAACAAACTAATAAGTTTTGATTCATACATAAATGAGCAATTACAATATGAAGAACACGAAAAATAACAGTAACTATAAAGGAGAAGGATATGAGGGGACTAAGAGAGAATTGGGGATGACAGGCACAATCTTTGTCTAAGCAcaatcataattcacataaacCTATTTTGCTCTCCCAAATCTCTATTTATCAACCCGGATCCCACACATAACCACTTAATTCGGTGTTGGGCTGCTTTGCCAGTACTGATCTAGGCCCATTCATAGCATCAATTTACTTATGGAGGTGTCTTGAGGGCGTGCACTAATGTGTagatgaaataatttatttacaaaaaaagtagaaaagCTAAGGGAAAATCCATGTGGGTATAGTTAGATGTGTCTTGTGCATGTTATGATTATCATAGTTTGTGTATGCATGCTGGATGTCAATGCAACTTCCCTCTACTTTTGTTTACGTTGTATCTTTCACTTACTTTAACTTCTGCAgggacaaaaagaaaaagtttgcggcaaattattattattatttaagagaacaattttctattttttggcATATCATAAGTTAAATAAAGCTCTACTTCAGAAGTAGAAAAAACATGACTACAAGCAAGCATTGCTAACCAACGAGATTTGTGATCTGTTACTACTTTGAGTTATTAGCATTTCTAACAGAGTTCCAAATTTGGACTACCGATTCTGCAACACTATGGAGAACTTGAAGAAGGCCACCAGAGGAGGTTAGCCTGGCTTGGAGTCAACTTTCATGTCAAGGCTGAGCAGTCAAGCTCTGATAACGTCGACTTTTCTAGAGGTTTCAGACGACACATTCCTATTATTGTTGCGAGTCTTGTCATTTCGAGAAGTGTTGATCACCCTGGAGATCCTCAATGACCTTAAAGGAAGCTTCTTGGAAGTCCATGCCTTGTGATTCATTGTGTGATACAAGCTCTCTCTTGCGTGCTTGACATCTTTCTCGTCACCTTCTTTTTGCTGCTCTCATTATTATTACTGGTTGTTTCAGTATCAATCTATTTTATCTCATCCTTCCCATTTTGAATTTGTTGTGGTGGTTTCCCCATTACCTCTTTATGTTTTCCCTTGGGTTCTCTCTGATTTCCACAGTTTCAGATTAAGCCTGCCAAGACAATTGCCAAAAAATTGGCTGGAGATTTTGTGACTGTAGCATTTGCAGCAAATTAGGCTGCATATTATCCTTTTGGTGTTGATGGAACTTCCTTTCATTGAACACTCTGGGACACTTCCACCCATTCTTGTAGTGAATATTCAGGTTCCTTTTAGTTTAGCTTTAAGCGAATAAGTGTATTCAGGTACCATACAAGCTCTGgctcattttatattaaaatattcacTCATTTGAGTAGCTAAGATGCtgttttctctttcttttttacaaGTACCATTATATCCTACTGCAATTTTTCAGTGTGAAACTGATGGTTAAGGAATGAGTTTTGTCTTGTACTTTAAGCTTTCCAAAAGTTGTGCAAAAGAACTTCCTCCTCATTTTCAAAAGAACATCAGAGTTAGTTCTAGACTTCTAGTTACCATGTCATTGGTtccttgtttcttttttaaataacctGTTTGTAGTTGTATATATCTCATGTTGCTTCTTAATTGCTTAATCATGTTTCTTCATGTTCATCTTTTTTATTATGCCTCTTGTAACATTTGTTTCTCTTTTGGTGTTTACATTTTTCGCATTCTGTTAGTTTTTGTATACATTCTTTTGTAGTATTGTGCTTGTTTCCCATTATTATTCAGGGTGTATTCACCTCTTGTTTGTTTCTTGGTAAACTCTTAGAATCAGATTTCTTACTGAACAATTTTTTCTCACTCTTTCCTATTGATCAGAGAGTAAGGGATAATGAAACGGATGAAGTATAGGCTTTTCAAATGGACGGTATTTTTCCCTTTTGGGAAAGGTTGAAGATATTAGGTCGCTAGCAAATGTGGAGGACCTCCAGTTAAATGCAGTAGAGACGAAGCTTATGCAGGTATACAATGAAATACCTGTTCCTTCACATCCTCAACATGAGTTCTATAAGGTATGATTTCCAGATTTGGTTATCGTTAcatttgaacttgaatttgataagcaacttatattttatgtttgtgtGGTCGTTAGTATGAGTTGCTTCTCTTCTTAGAATAGAATAGAATGCACACTTCGTTTTATAGCTTATGCTTGTTACCCGCTTAATCGCTTATGCTTGTTACCCACCTAATCGCTTATGCTTCTTACATGTCTTGCCCTGTCAATTTTACTCAAGCTGTCGAATTTGTGATTTAGTTTTGGAGATAAAATGAAAAAGGCGTGCCttgtcttttaaaaaaaagggataattgtatataacaacaaactaataacctaaaataaatggagtagctactgtttgatttaattgtgccccatagcaaacgtttgccaaagtttgtcagtcgcctctctcccaaaactctcgctcgccactctccctccgcttgcctctctcgctttatacaaaagaagtgtataaattgttgtataaagcgagagaaaattgtatataccaatgcaaaaacatatatcttcgtgctataaacttaattatacaatttacaaatattttatttcgattcaattatatacaaatgcaaattttatacaaatattgtagCAAAAAAggtcagcgaattatacaattgcagtgaaatacaattttttctcgctttatacaatagaagtgtataaattgtgtttctgtttttgtataaagcgagagaaaaacatatatcttctttctatacacttataattatacagtATACacacattttacttcgattcaattgtatgcaaagcaaattttatacccatattgcagcgaaataggccagcgaattatacaattgctcattatacaattgcagcgaaataggtcagcgaattatacaatttaggccaacgaatcatacaattgtatatgtatagtgaagtcagcgaattatacagttgtatatgtatagcgaattatacagttatatgtttgttatggggcgcaattatgcaaactttgctataacatacaaatatgaaattttttgtttgatatatgtgaaaattacctaaaaaaaaaagtttttgatGTAACTATATCTTTGAGACTTTGACTTGCTATATTTAGCTATGTGCGTGTAAGTTGACCTCAGACATCGCAGTTATAACAATGCAACTTCTTTTAAGATTTCAGTAATGAAATTATGGTCTTATTAGCCTGGAAGTCACAGTGAGAGCATTGGTAAGTTCAatcaacaatttcttttttattacttttccataaataaaacatacaaataatatttgaagtttCCAATTTATGGAGTATTTCCTAAAATGTATCCTtttccataaataaaaatacaaataatattcgAACTTcccaatttataaaatatttccaAAACGTGTTCTCTTTTCCATATATAAAACTACAAATAATATGTAGTATTCCCCTAAAAACGTGTACTTCTCTAAATTTCCCCCCCACgtatttccttttttaataTAGAAACTCACTAATCCTATTCCTAATCAGTTTAGGTTTGAtagtaatattataaataaacttGAAATGGGGTAAGTCTcccattagtaaaaaaaatattgatttcttcTCTCAAAAATTGCAATATGCTTCCAACAGAGTTTGTATGCCATGACTGCTTCAAGAAATCTTTTGTTAGCGTTGAACcaattgtttcttcttcttcgtctttTTCTTTACCCTATTTAACCATTCACTTCAATTTCAGTATACTACAACAATTTTGGTATATAAGACCCAATGATCAAGCATCTGTATATCTGGGTAGAGTACGGGAGGACTGTTCCACCAAGTCGACCCAAATTATTAATCATCTTTCAAATACCATGCTCTATGAGAAATTTGATCACGCTCTATCACAAGTGTTTATGCAATTCAAAGACGAGTTTGAAGATCAAAAACATGCTATAGTCGAACTAACAACTCGTAAGTTGCTAAGCATCACGACTACTGAGATGTCAGAGGTATGTGTGAATGTGGAATTACAGATTGATCTCTACTGCGATGGTAGAATATTGTCAGCATTGGAAGAATCATCGTCTGTGGATGGAATGGTACCGGCTAGTGAATCATCAATAGAGTTGCTAGAACCGATGGAAGCTGATGAAAGAAATAGCAACGATGAGTGTTTGGTATGTCTAGATGAGCTAGGTGAGGAAACTGATGTACTGCGGTTGCCTTGCTCTCATATGTTTCATGCTGAGTGTATTACAAAGTGGTTACAGAATAGCCATTACTGTCCGCTTTGCCGCTTTGAGATGCCAACCGATTAGACAAAACTACCTACGGGATCAACAATCTAAAGTCAAAAACAATTTTGTAGTAGATTATGTTGCTGCTGTtactaatatatgatatatggtAGTTTGTTTGAATGATTTCAAATTGTGTAATGAGTTATATGGTTTTATATCTTATgaagtttataaatatttgtttattagCATTCAATTCGTTCTAGTTCGTTTATTTGTGGGGCATATTATAGAGTACTTTTCATGTTAGTACTCTTTCTATTTTATGATCATTAAGGTAAGTCACATTGTTACGTTGTTCCGTCAAATTATTGGAAAagtcatataattattttatgagtTTTGTATTTATGATTCTTAAAATCGAACGGTTAGAAATCAAAAgtcaataaaaatatcttatCGATTTAGTTATCGATCTTAATATATTTCAACATCgaaaattaataaagtaaatcgataatacataaaatcgaaacaatacaaataatattttaaaaatatttatttgaagtttCCAATTTATATTTCCCCAAAACGTGTACTTTTCCTTCTCCTATTCTAATTTAAAGTACTTGTAttacttttcataattttccCCCCACTTATAATAATTCCTTTTTCTCAATCAAATTAGGCTTCCCACTCACTAATCCTTTCCTTAATAAGTTTTGGTTTgctaatatattataaatatacttGAAggttctaattttttaaaaaataattaatttctccTCTTAATACTTGCAATATGTTGACCTTTGTATGTCATAGCTGTGTCAAGACCTCTCTTGTTAAAATTAAACCAATTCCCaagcaaaaaaaattgattatccCTCCAATTACTTCTTCATATACTTCTTTTTTACCCTATTTAAACATTGAATTTAGATTCATCATAATGAAACGATATTGGTATATAAGACCCAATGATCAAGCATCCGAACGTGTGGGTAGAACATTGGAATGTAAGGCCAGTTTATCTCCAATCGTTATTCATCTTTCTGATATCAAGCTCTATGATAGACTCGATTCCATTATATCAAAATTGTTAAGGGATTCTAAGAACGAGTTTGAAGATCAACATCACAATATAGTTGAACAAACAAGT includes:
- the LOC107016184 gene encoding E3 ubiquitin-protein ligase SDIR1-like, which codes for MKYLFLHILNMSSISILQQFWYIRPNDQASVYLGRVREDCSTKSTQIINHLSNTMLYEKFDHALSQVFMQFKDEFEDQKHAIVELTTRKLLSITTTEMSEVCVNVELQIDLYCDGRILSALEESSSVDGMVPASESSIELLEPMEADERNSNDECLVCLDELGEETDVLRLPCSHMFHAECITKWLQNSHYCPLCRFEMPTD
- the LOC107016394 gene encoding E3 ubiquitin-protein ligase SDIR1-like → MFPTEFVCHDCSNNSFVRVEPIVSSSSSSLPYLTIHFNFSVLHQCWYIRPNDHEFVHLGGTWDPSTKSTQIIIHLSDIMFYEKLHHAISQLLMDKFEDQQHVIVEQTIRKLQGIVITSEMSEVCVDVNLQIDHYCDGRILSALEESSSEDGMVPASESSIELLEPMEADERNSNDECLVCLDELGEETDVLRLPCSHMFHAECITKWLQNSHYCPLCRFEMPTD
- the LOC114076806 gene encoding E3 ubiquitin-protein ligase RING1-like; this translates as MLTFVCHSCVKTSLVKIKPIPKQKKLIIPPITSSYTSFLPYLNIEFRFIIMKRYWYIRPNDQASERVGRTLECKASLSPIVIHLSDIKLYDRLDSIISKLLRDSKNEFEDQHHNIVEQTSRKLESIMSTNEMSKVRVVIALTIDQYCDGRILLALQESSSVVGMVAASKSSIELLETIENDERSNNDDCMVCLDEIGDETQVLRLPCSHMFHAHCITKWLQNSHYCPLCRFEMPID